GACCCTAATCTCGTTACCGGATCAGGGAGAAGAACATCCTCTACATCCACAGAACTATGGAAAGTAGTCCGCGGATACCAGGGCACTATATTCCCTATTGGCGGGTTTCCGGGGTCAAGCACCTGGGAGTCAGAGGCGACAAAAACTCCTCTTTGTTCAGTACCGGAATGAATAACAAAGTTATCGTTTATGCTGAAGTACTCGGTATCCATCGGGCGGGAGACGAGCATTACAAGATTATCTCCTGTATAATCAAAGGGGGTTTGCAGCTGAAAATGAATGTCATTTGCTCCTGCAGGGAAGTTCATTGTACCATCGAAGACAAGTTGCAGTTCGGTAGAGGGGATCCAGCCGGCAGTCAGATCCGCCAGATCGGTATTACCCATCCAGATCTTAACCGGTTTATCGGTCAATGAAGTCTCAAAAATGTTATAAAAGGTCACTGCGCTGATCGGTCCTGCGAATGTACCGAACTCATCCTGATAGTAAATCACCTCATAGAGACTGTTCCGGTAATACATATCTATGGGATATCTGCCAGACCAGTCACCGATCCCTATTGTAACAGTACCGTCATCAGGATCGATATAATGCGCCTTGAAAAATCGATTCTGGTTCATGTTAAATATAATAAAAATATTGGGTGAATATGGTGCATCATCCAAGCTCCAATGGCTGAACACGTATCCACCGGCTGTTTGCGGTGCTGTAAGGGTTACTGAGGTCTGATCGAGGTAAGCCCTTTCAAAGTAAGTTATTCCATCACCATCTCCATATACATCGCTCGGCTCGACTGAAATATTAACTCCGCAACCGGGATCAACAGAGCCGACAGTGAGGATCATGTATTCTTCTTCAACTCGCCACTCAGCATCAAAATAAACGTCCAAATCGTCACTGCTGTAATATTGGCTCCAGGCAACCGCACATCCGACATCCCGTGTCGGGGTCGGTTTCACTATCATCCCCAATCTGCTGATCCCGAAGAGATCTGCAGCGGAGTCTTTTATCTGAACAGGATCTGTCCAGTTATTGAAATTATTACCGATCATCTTCCGTACCATTATCTCGCCGGGATACTTCGTATAGGCAACATAAACATCAGAACCGGCTGTCGTAGTTTTGTAAGAAGAAACATTCGGTGTTACTTCGTTGCTAGTGGAACTTGCCAGATATCCGGTAGTGAAATTAGCACCGGCATCAGAGGAGTAGGAAAAGTAAACATCGACATCGATAACTGAGTAATAATATTCATAAACGACTATGATCTTATTAGCGTCAATAATCCTGATCTCTGGTGCTCCGCAGTAAGCACCTCCCGGAGAAATGACTACCGGAGTACTCCAGGTATTTCCGAAATCGGTGGAGCGGGTGAACTTGATGACATTATAAGCACCGTCC
This sequence is a window from Candidatus Cloacimonadota bacterium. Protein-coding genes within it:
- a CDS encoding T9SS type A sorting domain-containing protein, with protein sequence MLRKVFLWAAIISVVAVSLLAGDDKMTTRTRDVIIEKQAQLLTRGSMENERDTDKDNGRWLSDVPVMFSTRVELYPTMCYDLSDTDRIFIASELWDVSPYPKDIVIKRSNTNGDDWPSGSPNTIVIEGSVTQPFLSPKIVPISSDAIGMTYVSQWTENDWDIMFRRFETEPFNSPGQIPLDIRVGKFRAPSVTSDFIWYPTMTYLYVSYVEASSNPRNLVFKRSVNNGTNWSDPVNIATINTVISEGILYTSIDQFANITGIAYVDRDGAYNVIKFTRSTDFGNTWSTPVVISPGGAYCGAPEIRIIDANKIIVVYEYYYSVIDVDVYFSYSSDAGANFTTGYLASSTSNEVTPNVSSYKTTTAGSDVYVAYTKYPGEIMVRKMIGNNFNNWTDPVQIKDSAADLFGISRLGMIVKPTPTRDVGCAVAWSQYYSSDDLDVYFDAEWRVEEEYMILTVGSVDPGCGVNISVEPSDVYGDGDGITYFERAYLDQTSVTLTAPQTAGGYVFSHWSLDDAPYSPNIFIIFNMNQNRFFKAHYIDPDDGTVTIGIGDWSGRYPIDMYYRNSLYEVIYYQDEFGTFAGPISAVTFYNIFETSLTDKPVKIWMGNTDLADLTAGWIPSTELQLVFDGTMNFPAGANDIHFQLQTPFDYTGDNLVMLVSRPMDTEYFSINDNFVIHSGTEQRGVFVASDSQVLDPGNPPIGNIVPWYPRTTFHSSVDVEDVLLPDPVTRLGSVYPNPFNPETRINFSLAEEQNVVIDIYNVKGQKVKSLLKSNLSSGDHSVVWQGDDDTGRVVGSGIYFVLMKAGEQEFSKKMSLVK